From one Coxiella-like endosymbiont genomic stretch:
- the nuoI gene encoding NADH-quinone oxidoreductase subunit NuoI, whose product MKRLKQIIKSFTLWELLKGLSLTLRYFYKKKITIHYPDEEVPSSFRFRGMLALRRYPNGEERCIACKLCEAVCPSLAITIEAAPRAQDGSRRTTVYDIDAFKCINCGFCEEACPVDAIVLTPEMHYSIKNRGENILTKEKLLMIGDMYGEQIAKDRAKDKKYR is encoded by the coding sequence ATGAAACGTTTAAAACAAATTATTAAAAGCTTCACCTTGTGGGAGCTCCTGAAGGGGCTCTCCTTAACTTTACGTTATTTTTATAAAAAGAAGATTACGATTCATTATCCTGATGAAGAGGTCCCTAGCTCATTTCGTTTTCGAGGTATGCTCGCTTTGCGACGTTATCCCAATGGAGAGGAACGCTGCATTGCTTGTAAATTATGTGAAGCTGTTTGTCCTTCTTTGGCCATTACCATCGAGGCAGCCCCACGTGCGCAAGATGGATCGCGTCGTACGACGGTTTATGATATCGATGCATTTAAATGTATTAATTGCGGCTTTTGTGAAGAGGCATGTCCTGTGGATGCCATCGTATTGACCCCTGAAATGCATTACAGCATTAAAAATCGCGGTGAAAATATTCTGACAAAGGAAAAATTATTGATGATTGGGGATATGTACGGTGAGCAAATTGCAAAGGATCGGGCGAAGGATAAAAAATATAGATAA
- the nuoH gene encoding NADH-quinone oxidoreductase subunit NuoH, whose product MAGQLIILVLIIIKIIIILIPLMLVVAFLTFAERKVIGYIQSRVGPNRVGFRGFAQPIADALKLLFKEIIIPTASNRYLYIIAPVLSLMPALAAWAVIPFSKGWVLANINAGLLFLFAMTSLGVYGILVAGWASNSKYAFFGALRSAAQVVSYEIPMGFALVGVLIAAGTMNLQGIILRQAGGIWHWFWLPLLPLFLVYWITAVAETNRAPFDVAEGESEIVAGFHVEYSGITFALFFLAEYANMVLVAGIATVIFLGGWLSPFQGIPFLGALFAWVPGVIWFALKLSLFIFTYFWMRATFPRYRYDQIMHLCWKILIPVTLVWIVVLGLAIEFHLAPWF is encoded by the coding sequence GTGGCGGGCCAATTGATTATCTTAGTTTTAATTATTATTAAAATTATCATTATCTTAATTCCATTAATGCTTGTGGTTGCTTTTTTGACGTTCGCCGAACGAAAAGTTATTGGTTATATTCAATCGCGGGTGGGGCCAAATCGCGTAGGGTTTCGAGGATTCGCTCAGCCTATTGCGGATGCACTTAAATTGCTCTTCAAAGAAATCATTATTCCAACGGCTTCGAACCGATACCTTTATATTATTGCGCCCGTGTTGTCGTTAATGCCTGCCTTGGCAGCTTGGGCCGTAATTCCTTTTTCTAAAGGATGGGTGTTAGCCAATATAAATGCAGGACTATTATTTCTATTTGCTATGACCTCTTTAGGAGTTTATGGAATTTTAGTTGCTGGTTGGGCATCAAATTCCAAATATGCTTTTTTTGGAGCACTTCGTTCGGCGGCTCAAGTAGTTTCTTACGAAATTCCCATGGGTTTTGCTCTCGTTGGTGTTCTTATTGCAGCGGGAACCATGAATTTGCAAGGAATTATTCTTCGTCAAGCCGGAGGAATATGGCATTGGTTTTGGCTTCCGTTACTGCCGTTATTTTTAGTCTATTGGATAACAGCGGTAGCGGAAACGAATCGTGCTCCCTTTGATGTGGCGGAAGGCGAATCGGAAATTGTCGCAGGATTTCACGTTGAATATTCCGGAATCACGTTTGCGCTTTTCTTTTTGGCGGAATACGCCAATATGGTTTTAGTAGCGGGGATTGCAACAGTTATTTTTTTAGGTGGATGGCTATCACCTTTTCAAGGAATACCCTTTTTAGGCGCACTTTTTGCCTGGGTGCCTGGGGTAATTTGGTTTGCACTTAAATTGTCACTTTTTATTTTTACTTATTTTTGGATGCGGGCAACGTTTCCTCGGTATCGTTACGATCAAATTATGCATTTATGTTGGAAAATTTTAATACCGGTAACCCTAGTATGGATAGTTGTATTAGGGCTTGCAATAGAATTTCATTTGGCACCATGGTTTTAA
- the nuoG gene encoding NADH-quinone oxidoreductase subunit NuoG, with the protein MVDLEIDGKKTTVEEGASIIEAADEMGIYIPRFCYHKKLSIAANCRMCLVEVEKSGKPLPACATPVTPGMKVFTKSKKTIEAQRYVMEFLLINHPLDCPICDQGGECELQDLAMGFGRSHSDYEETKRAVFSDNIGPLIETEMTRCIQCTRCVRFGEEIAGFPELGVINRGEKEVISTYVKHFMQSELSGNIIDICPVGALTDKPARYRERGWELREVPVIAPHDCVGGNIFLHSRWQEFAPQRKIMRAVPRENEVVNETWMSDRDRFGHFGLYHPSRIYQPQIKKRGVWVEVAWEEAFEIIKNRTKALIKKYSVNQLGALISPNASVEEVYLFQKWFRGLGGSNIDHRIRWQDFRDQHKFASFPNLGLPIVDIEKLNAILLIGSNIRFEQPLISYRINKACSEEAKILAINPMDFPFVFDLEERLIVSPQELPDALAQVAKILAGDDDVPEILAEVRSEEKAKTIAEVLRTAEKSAIFLGEHALHHENAATIRALVQFIGQKSGASVGILTEGSNSAGAWLAGAIPHRGPAGKQLNEVGFDAKTMLIRHPLKAYFILNLELELDCAYPAEALSSLRKAKFVVCLTTFTNSEMETYADVMLPIAPFSESGGTFVNVEGRSQSFLAASVPEKNSQAGWKVLRLLGNYFELPGFDYKRIQDVRHEVDRAIPELEWDIEQKIHTERKRSSFSLDSEFILEFRGGNSKLARLAPWPMVRVDNLVRRSKPLQQTLSDQMITIGLNRKTASQLGLKAGERATAIQGESRITLPLMIENRLANNTVFLASGLAETAGFGQAETAIILERGE; encoded by the coding sequence ATGGTTGATCTCGAAATAGACGGTAAAAAAACTACGGTGGAAGAAGGGGCTTCTATTATCGAAGCTGCGGATGAAATGGGTATTTATATTCCGCGTTTCTGTTACCACAAAAAATTATCTATCGCAGCCAATTGTCGAATGTGTTTGGTTGAAGTTGAAAAATCAGGAAAACCGCTTCCTGCCTGTGCAACACCAGTGACTCCCGGAATGAAAGTGTTCACCAAATCTAAAAAAACCATCGAAGCTCAACGCTACGTAATGGAATTTTTGTTAATAAATCATCCGTTGGATTGCCCTATCTGCGACCAAGGGGGTGAATGTGAATTACAAGACTTAGCAATGGGGTTTGGTCGGTCGCACTCTGATTACGAAGAAACAAAACGGGCTGTGTTTAGCGACAATATTGGTCCTTTGATTGAAACTGAAATGACTCGTTGTATTCAATGCACCCGCTGTGTGCGATTTGGAGAAGAAATTGCTGGCTTTCCTGAGCTTGGGGTAATTAACCGTGGCGAGAAAGAGGTGATATCGACTTACGTTAAGCATTTTATGCAATCAGAATTGTCGGGGAATATTATCGATATTTGTCCTGTAGGTGCGTTGACGGATAAACCCGCACGGTATCGGGAGCGAGGTTGGGAACTTCGCGAGGTTCCTGTTATAGCACCGCACGATTGTGTAGGAGGAAATATTTTCTTGCACAGTCGATGGCAAGAGTTTGCCCCTCAACGTAAAATTATGCGCGCTGTTCCCCGTGAAAATGAAGTGGTAAATGAGACCTGGATGAGTGATCGTGATCGTTTTGGTCATTTTGGGCTCTATCATCCATCCCGCATTTATCAGCCCCAAATAAAAAAGAGGGGGGTATGGGTAGAAGTTGCCTGGGAAGAAGCTTTTGAAATTATTAAAAATCGCACCAAAGCTCTCATTAAAAAGTATAGTGTGAATCAATTAGGCGCACTAATATCACCGAATGCTTCGGTAGAAGAAGTTTATTTATTCCAAAAATGGTTCCGGGGATTAGGTGGTTCCAATATCGATCACCGAATCCGTTGGCAAGATTTTCGCGATCAACACAAATTTGCGTCGTTCCCTAATTTGGGGCTGCCTATTGTTGATATCGAAAAATTAAATGCCATTTTGTTAATTGGATCGAATATTCGTTTTGAACAACCTCTGATTAGTTATCGAATTAATAAAGCCTGCTCTGAAGAGGCCAAGATATTAGCGATTAATCCCATGGACTTTCCTTTTGTTTTTGACCTTGAGGAAAGACTGATTGTTTCGCCTCAAGAATTACCAGACGCCTTAGCTCAGGTCGCCAAAATATTAGCGGGTGATGATGACGTCCCTGAAATTTTGGCAGAGGTTCGTTCTGAAGAAAAAGCGAAAACGATTGCGGAGGTTTTAAGAACCGCTGAAAAATCTGCTATTTTCTTAGGAGAACATGCTTTACACCACGAAAATGCTGCTACTATTCGAGCTCTTGTGCAATTTATTGGGCAAAAAAGTGGGGCAAGTGTGGGAATTCTTACGGAAGGGTCAAACAGCGCAGGGGCTTGGCTGGCCGGTGCGATCCCTCATCGAGGGCCTGCGGGCAAACAATTAAACGAAGTAGGATTTGATGCAAAAACGATGCTCATAAGGCATCCCTTGAAAGCCTATTTTATATTAAATTTGGAGCTTGAATTGGATTGTGCTTATCCTGCAGAAGCCCTTAGTTCCCTAAGGAAGGCTAAATTTGTTGTTTGTTTAACAACATTTACTAATTCTGAAATGGAAACTTATGCGGATGTTATGCTGCCTATAGCACCTTTTTCCGAATCCGGTGGAACATTCGTGAATGTTGAAGGGCGCTCTCAATCATTTTTAGCCGCGAGCGTACCAGAAAAAAACTCACAAGCTGGTTGGAAAGTATTGAGACTACTCGGCAATTATTTTGAGTTGCCGGGATTTGATTATAAAAGGATTCAAGATGTCCGCCATGAAGTTGATCGAGCCATTCCAGAACTTGAGTGGGACATAGAGCAGAAAATCCACACAGAAAGGAAACGTTCGTCTTTTTCATTAGATTCTGAATTTATCCTCGAATTTCGAGGCGGGAATTCGAAATTAGCACGCCTGGCGCCTTGGCCAATGGTGCGAGTAGATAATTTAGTTCGTCGCTCCAAACCGTTACAACAAACTTTGAGCGATCAAATGATTACAATAGGGCTCAACCGCAAAACAGCCTCTCAATTGGGACTTAAAGCAGGAGAGCGGGCTACAGCAATTCAGGGTGAAAGCCGAATTACTTTACCGTTAATGATAGAAAATCGATTAGCGAATAATACGGTATTTTTGGCATCAGGATTAGCGGAAACAGCCGGTTTTGGTCAAGCAGAAACAGCAATTATATTGGAAAGGGGCGAATAG
- the nuoF gene encoding NADH-quinone oxidoreductase subunit NuoF, whose protein sequence is MLRNAVCYRTLHLDEPWTLKSYESVGGYKVLRKILKEKTPPEKIINEIKESSLRGRGGAGFPTGLKWNFVPRDKQGQKYVICNSDESEPGTFKDRDILRFNPHQVLEGIAIACYTLRATVGYNFLRGEFLEPFNRCEQALAEVREAGLIGKNVLNSGIDIEIYNHFSAAAYICGEETALMNSLEGKRGWPRFKPPFPANFGLYGRPSVINNTETFASIPVILEKGGKWFADLGPPKNGGTKIFSVSGHVAKPGNYEVPLGIPFVDLLELAGGMRDEGSELKAVIPGGSSMPVLPARIIMKAIMSFDGIMEAGSMLGSGGVMVMDQSTCMVKVLERISKFYMHESCGQCTPCREGTGWIYRLVHQIESGEGTKRDLEQLSHVAKGIEGRTICAFGEATAWPVSGMLNHFYDEFAYHVEHGKCMVE, encoded by the coding sequence ATGCTTCGTAATGCGGTTTGTTATCGGACTCTGCATTTAGATGAGCCTTGGACACTAAAATCCTATGAAAGTGTCGGAGGCTACAAAGTATTACGAAAAATCCTTAAAGAAAAAACACCGCCTGAAAAAATTATTAATGAAATCAAAGAATCTTCCTTGCGGGGTCGAGGAGGAGCTGGTTTTCCTACTGGATTGAAATGGAATTTTGTTCCGCGTGATAAGCAAGGACAAAAATACGTTATTTGTAATTCTGATGAAAGTGAGCCTGGCACGTTTAAAGATCGCGATATTTTGCGATTTAATCCTCATCAAGTATTGGAAGGAATTGCTATTGCCTGCTATACGCTCAGGGCGACGGTTGGTTATAATTTCTTGCGTGGCGAATTTTTAGAGCCTTTCAATCGATGCGAACAAGCATTAGCAGAAGTGCGAGAAGCAGGATTAATTGGTAAGAATGTTTTAAATTCAGGCATTGATATTGAAATTTATAATCATTTCAGCGCTGCTGCCTATATTTGCGGGGAAGAAACGGCGCTCATGAATTCTTTAGAGGGAAAACGAGGATGGCCTCGTTTCAAACCACCCTTTCCAGCTAATTTTGGCTTATATGGCCGTCCCAGCGTTATTAACAACACAGAAACTTTTGCTTCCATACCGGTGATTTTAGAAAAAGGGGGAAAATGGTTTGCGGATTTAGGACCTCCAAAAAACGGTGGGACTAAAATTTTTTCCGTAAGCGGTCATGTCGCTAAACCCGGAAATTATGAAGTTCCCTTAGGAATTCCCTTTGTCGATTTATTGGAATTAGCAGGGGGGATGCGTGATGAGGGTAGCGAATTAAAAGCAGTTATTCCTGGTGGCAGTTCAATGCCTGTATTGCCTGCCCGTATTATAATGAAAGCCATTATGAGTTTTGATGGAATAATGGAGGCAGGGTCTATGCTGGGCTCGGGCGGCGTTATGGTGATGGATCAATCCACCTGCATGGTGAAAGTATTAGAACGGATTTCTAAATTTTATATGCATGAATCCTGCGGTCAATGCACGCCCTGTCGAGAAGGAACTGGGTGGATTTATCGGTTAGTTCATCAAATTGAGAGCGGCGAAGGAACGAAACGAGATTTAGAGCAGCTCAGTCACGTGGCTAAGGGCATTGAAGGCCGTACTATTTGCGCCTTTGGAGAGGCCACCGCATGGCCCGTTAGTGGGATGTTGAACCATTTTTATGATGAATTTGCCTACCATGTGGAACATGGGAAGTGTATGGTGGAATAA
- the nuoE gene encoding NADH-quinone oxidoreductase subunit NuoE: MKKEINSSIVISDEVAKEIDRWLVKYPSDQKRSAIIPALLFVQKQNGGWLSEAAINAVADYLKLPRVWAYEVATFYDMYNLKSIGKHKIGICQNVSCFLRGSDEIVAGVKKRLGIDFNETTPDGLFTLKSVECMAACGGAPMCQIDDHESYENLTPEKMLTIINKLEQESKTNAS; encoded by the coding sequence ATGAAGAAAGAAATTAACTCCTCCATTGTTATTAGTGACGAGGTGGCAAAAGAAATTGATCGTTGGTTAGTGAAATATCCGAGCGATCAAAAGCGATCGGCCATAATACCTGCACTATTATTTGTGCAGAAACAAAATGGTGGATGGTTGAGCGAAGCAGCAATAAATGCTGTAGCAGATTATTTAAAATTACCGCGCGTATGGGCCTATGAAGTAGCCACCTTCTATGACATGTATAACTTGAAATCGATTGGTAAGCATAAAATTGGAATTTGTCAGAACGTATCGTGTTTTTTACGCGGAAGTGATGAAATCGTTGCAGGTGTTAAAAAACGCCTGGGGATCGATTTTAATGAAACCACGCCTGATGGCTTATTTACGCTAAAAAGCGTGGAATGCATGGCAGCTTGTGGGGGAGCTCCTATGTGTCAAATCGATGATCATGAATCTTACGAAAATTTAACGCCAGAAAAAATGTTAACCATAATTAATAAATTAGAGCAGGAGTCGAAAACGAATGCTTCGTAA
- a CDS encoding NADH-quinone oxidoreductase subunit D, whose protein sequence is MAEVRNFTFNFGPQHPAAHGVLRLIIEADGEVIQRVDPHIGLLHRATEKLAESKPYNQTIGYMDRLDYVSMMVNEHGYVLAIEKLLGVEPPIRAKYIRTLFDEITRILNHLLWLGAHALDVGAMTVFLYCFREREDLMDCYEAVSGARMHATYYRPGGVYRDLPDSMPKYKASRWHSEKEVKKLNKVREGSLLDFIWDFTERFPKLVDEYEALLTDNRIWKQRTVGIGVVLPERALQLGFTGPMLRASGVEWDLRKKQPYAAYDQVDFDIPIGSEGDCYDRYLVRIEEMRQSNRIIRQCVEWLRKNPGAVMIDDYKIVPPKREVMKRDMEALIHHFKLFTEGYIVPEGEAYAAVEQPKGEFGVYIVSDGANKPYRVKVRAASYPHLAAINEMCRGHMIADLVTIISSIDIVFGEIDR, encoded by the coding sequence ATGGCTGAAGTTCGTAATTTCACTTTTAATTTTGGACCACAACATCCTGCGGCTCATGGTGTATTACGACTTATTATTGAAGCGGATGGTGAAGTAATTCAACGAGTGGATCCTCACATTGGTTTATTGCATCGTGCTACAGAAAAATTAGCGGAAAGCAAACCCTATAATCAAACAATTGGTTATATGGATCGTTTGGATTACGTGTCGATGATGGTTAATGAACACGGTTATGTGTTAGCAATCGAAAAATTATTAGGAGTCGAGCCCCCCATTCGTGCAAAATATATCCGTACCCTGTTTGATGAGATCACACGCATATTAAATCATTTACTATGGTTAGGCGCTCATGCATTGGATGTTGGAGCAATGACTGTTTTTCTTTATTGTTTTCGTGAACGAGAAGATTTAATGGATTGTTACGAGGCTGTGTCCGGCGCGCGAATGCATGCCACCTATTATCGCCCTGGAGGTGTTTACCGTGATTTACCTGATAGTATGCCAAAATATAAGGCCTCACGCTGGCATAGTGAAAAAGAAGTTAAGAAATTAAATAAAGTCCGAGAAGGGTCCTTGTTAGATTTTATCTGGGATTTTACCGAGCGATTTCCCAAATTAGTGGATGAGTATGAAGCGCTATTAACAGATAATCGGATTTGGAAACAGCGAACAGTAGGTATTGGAGTTGTTTTGCCGGAAAGAGCTTTACAATTAGGTTTTACCGGACCAATGTTACGCGCATCGGGGGTCGAATGGGACCTCCGAAAAAAACAACCTTATGCGGCTTATGATCAAGTGGATTTTGATATTCCTATTGGCAGTGAAGGCGATTGTTACGACCGTTATTTAGTTCGTATTGAAGAAATGCGGCAGTCGAATCGAATTATTCGTCAATGTGTAGAATGGCTGCGAAAAAATCCCGGAGCGGTGATGATCGATGACTATAAAATCGTTCCGCCGAAACGTGAAGTTATGAAAAGGGATATGGAAGCACTCATTCATCATTTTAAATTGTTCACTGAAGGTTATATCGTTCCTGAGGGTGAGGCTTACGCAGCTGTAGAGCAGCCTAAAGGTGAATTTGGAGTTTATATCGTTTCTGATGGAGCGAATAAACCCTATCGTGTCAAAGTACGAGCGGCAAGCTATCCTCATTTGGCCGCAATAAATGAAATGTGTCGTGGGCATATGATTGCTGATTTAGTCACTATTATTTCTAGTATTGATATTGTATTCGGCGAGATAGATCGTTAA
- a CDS encoding NADH-quinone oxidoreductase subunit C, with protein sequence MSDKKILADALKDRFSTLIENLDGELDIVTIELLPTSLLEVCAALRDETPFHFELLLDICGVDYLKYGTSEWRTEETTNTGFSRGFQKNIQEKMIPWNKPRFAVVYHLLSLRHNQRVRLKVYVDNDPPMVPSLVKLWNSADWYEREAFDLFGIVFDGHPDLRRLLTDYGFVGHPFRKDFPLIGEVELRYDAAQQRCIYEPVSIQPRVLVPKVIRSDNRYKKGE encoded by the coding sequence ATGTCTGATAAAAAAATTTTAGCCGACGCCCTCAAAGATCGTTTTTCGACTCTCATAGAAAACCTAGATGGTGAGCTCGATATAGTCACAATAGAATTACTTCCCACTTCTCTCTTAGAAGTTTGTGCAGCTTTGCGAGATGAGACTCCTTTTCATTTTGAATTGTTGTTAGATATTTGTGGTGTGGATTATTTAAAATACGGCACCAGTGAATGGCGTACCGAAGAAACAACAAACACAGGTTTTAGTCGCGGTTTTCAAAAAAACATACAAGAAAAAATGATTCCCTGGAATAAGCCGCGCTTTGCTGTTGTATATCATTTGTTGTCATTACGTCATAACCAGCGTGTGCGGTTAAAAGTTTATGTGGATAATGATCCGCCTATGGTGCCTTCCCTTGTCAAATTATGGAATTCAGCGGATTGGTATGAACGAGAAGCTTTCGATCTATTTGGAATTGTTTTTGATGGTCATCCTGACTTGCGACGATTGTTAACGGATTATGGTTTTGTGGGTCATCCTTTTCGCAAAGATTTTCCATTGATTGGGGAGGTCGAGCTTCGTTATGATGCAGCGCAACAACGTTGTATTTATGAACCTGTGAGTATTCAACCTCGAGTATTAGTACCAAAAGTAATTCGTTCCGATAACCGCTATAAAAAAGGCGAATAA
- a CDS encoding NuoB/complex I 20 kDa subunit family protein, which translates to MNQLLSREGFLLTSFDDLVRWARSSSLWPMTFGLACCAIEMMQCASSRYDLDRFGAGLFRPSPRQSDVMIVAGTLCNKMAPALRKVYDQMTEPRWVISMGSCANAGGYYHYAYSVVRGCDRIVPVDVYVPGCPPTAEALFYGVIQLRNKVRYRNIFDRKDLRKQNV; encoded by the coding sequence ATGAATCAATTGTTAAGCAGAGAAGGTTTTCTCCTTACGTCGTTCGATGATTTAGTCCGATGGGCGCGGAGCAGCTCTTTATGGCCCATGACATTTGGGCTTGCGTGTTGTGCGATTGAGATGATGCAATGCGCTTCTTCTCGTTACGATTTGGATCGTTTCGGGGCAGGCTTATTTCGTCCGAGCCCCCGTCAATCTGATGTGATGATCGTGGCCGGCACATTATGTAATAAGATGGCCCCCGCTTTACGCAAGGTTTATGATCAAATGACCGAGCCCCGTTGGGTGATATCTATGGGTTCCTGCGCAAACGCTGGAGGATATTACCATTATGCCTATTCGGTAGTGCGAGGTTGTGACCGAATTGTGCCGGTCGATGTGTATGTGCCAGGCTGTCCGCCGACAGCGGAAGCTTTATTTTATGGGGTTATTCAGCTACGAAATAAAGTTAGGTATCGAAATATATTTGATCGAAAAGATTTAAGGAAACAGAATGTCTGA
- a CDS encoding NADH-quinone oxidoreductase subunit A, protein MHVLVHYFPILVFIGISIFIGMLALAMGWFLGPRRPYKNKLSPYECGFEVFQDARLPFDVRFYLVAILFIIFDLETAFLFPWAVVLRHIGWLGFWAMIIFLGILAVGFIYEWKRGALEWE, encoded by the coding sequence TTGCACGTGTTAGTACATTATTTTCCAATCTTGGTGTTTATTGGTATAAGTATCTTTATTGGGATGCTAGCGTTGGCAATGGGTTGGTTTTTAGGACCTCGTCGACCTTATAAAAACAAATTATCTCCTTATGAATGTGGTTTTGAAGTTTTTCAAGACGCCCGTTTGCCTTTCGATGTTCGTTTTTATCTAGTCGCTATTCTCTTTATTATTTTTGATTTAGAGACTGCCTTTTTATTTCCGTGGGCTGTGGTTTTACGACATATTGGTTGGTTAGGATTTTGGGCAATGATTATTTTTCTGGGAATTTTGGCGGTTGGATTTATTTACGAATGGAAACGTGGTGCTTTGGAGTGGGAATAA
- the secG gene encoding preprotein translocase subunit SecG, with product MQSIIIIHVMIAVCLIGLVLLQHGKGADAGTAFGSGASNTMFGSTGATPFLMKVTIILAAGFFATSIGLSYLASRNPGEGIKVPPLQTAPLKNFQPGAGKHSSAH from the coding sequence ATGCAATCAATTATAATTATTCATGTAATGATTGCAGTCTGCTTGATTGGGTTAGTGTTATTGCAACATGGTAAAGGGGCTGACGCAGGGACGGCTTTTGGTAGTGGTGCCTCTAATACGATGTTTGGAAGCACGGGCGCGACACCTTTTCTCATGAAAGTGACGATTATTTTGGCAGCTGGTTTTTTTGCTACAAGTATTGGGCTTAGTTATCTAGCCTCACGTAATCCAGGTGAGGGGATAAAAGTGCCACCCTTACAGACAGCGCCGCTTAAAAATTTTCAACCTGGGGCAGGCAAGCACTCAAGCGCTCATTGA
- a CDS encoding HU family DNA-binding protein — MNKNDLIEVMAESAGISKNAANRALDAFIDFVTESLQSRKDVVLVGFGSFKASPRAARTGRNPKTGEPIQIPASLVVSFSAGKKLKEALNRGKK; from the coding sequence ATGAATAAAAATGATCTCATTGAAGTCATGGCAGAATCAGCCGGCATTTCGAAAAATGCAGCGAACCGAGCTTTGGATGCATTTATCGATTTTGTGACGGAATCGTTACAAAGCCGTAAGGATGTGGTCTTAGTGGGCTTTGGTAGCTTTAAAGCGAGCCCACGCGCAGCTCGAACGGGACGTAACCCAAAAACAGGGGAACCTATACAAATTCCTGCCAGCTTGGTGGTGAGCTTTTCAGCAGGTAAAAAGCTAAAAGAGGCTTTGAATAGAGGTAAAAAATAA